From Candidatus Binataceae bacterium, one genomic window encodes:
- a CDS encoding glutathione S-transferase family protein, translated as MLTLYDYLISGNGYKVRLLLTQLGVPFKRVELDITKGETRTSGFTSKFPNGRIPAVEFDDGRLLFESNAICWYFAEGTHFMPEDRFARARMLQWMFFEQYSHEPYIAVARFFAMHPEHHDPRRADLARIMKLGYDALAVMESHLKTREWFVDDRYSLADIALYAYTHAAHEGGFDLAPYPAVHAWLDRVRAQPKHVPITQA; from the coding sequence ATGCTCACACTCTATGACTATCTGATCTCCGGCAACGGCTACAAAGTTCGCCTGCTGCTGACGCAGCTTGGCGTTCCGTTCAAGCGCGTCGAGCTCGATATCACCAAAGGCGAGACGCGCACCTCCGGATTCACGAGCAAGTTTCCGAACGGCCGCATTCCGGCGGTGGAGTTCGACGATGGGCGCCTGCTGTTCGAGTCGAATGCGATCTGCTGGTACTTCGCCGAAGGCACGCACTTCATGCCCGAGGACAGGTTCGCTCGCGCGCGGATGCTGCAGTGGATGTTCTTCGAGCAGTACAGCCATGAACCGTACATCGCCGTTGCACGCTTCTTCGCGATGCATCCGGAGCATCACGATCCGCGCCGCGCCGACCTCGCGCGCATCATGAAGCTCGGTTACGACGCGCTGGCCGTAATGGAATCGCACCTGAAAACGCGCGAATGGTTCGTAGACGATCGCTACTCGCTGGCCGACATCGCGCTCTACGCCTACACGCACGCCGCGCACGAGGGTGGCTTCGACTTGGCGCCGTATCCGGCAGTGCATGCGTGGCTCGATCGCGTGCGCGCTCAGCCGAAACACGTTCCGATCACGCAGGCATAG
- a CDS encoding DsbA family protein, with product MASDSIHLTEVKLYFAYTSPFTYLAMGPAYEVERTHRVRVRFIPYGINIRKVYGPLDNAEADRRKVRYLYLDARRIAKERGLTIFPPKKIFSARQAFYGALYTDQHDAFRPYSDRVFERFWKHELNVEDRAAIAAIINEVGLDGDDFLRYADAGARADLDACFVEADRDEVFGVPTFVVEGEQFWGEDRIEWVIKKLDAMGLRR from the coding sequence TTGGCATCCGATTCGATACATCTGACCGAAGTAAAACTCTACTTCGCGTATACGAGTCCCTTCACTTACCTCGCGATGGGGCCGGCGTATGAGGTGGAGCGAACGCATCGGGTGCGGGTGCGGTTTATTCCGTACGGGATCAATATTCGCAAGGTGTATGGACCGCTCGACAATGCCGAGGCTGATCGGCGCAAGGTGCGGTATCTCTATCTCGACGCGCGGCGGATCGCGAAAGAGCGCGGGCTGACGATCTTTCCGCCGAAGAAGATTTTTAGCGCGCGTCAAGCTTTCTATGGCGCCCTCTATACCGACCAGCACGACGCATTTAGGCCTTACTCGGATCGTGTGTTCGAGCGTTTCTGGAAGCACGAGCTGAACGTCGAGGATCGCGCCGCTATCGCGGCGATTATCAACGAAGTCGGTCTCGATGGCGATGATTTTCTTCGCTATGCCGATGCAGGCGCGCGAGCCGACCTGGATGCATGTTTCGTCGAGGCCGATCGCGACGAGGTTTTCGGCGTGCCGACTTTCGTCGTCGAAGGCGAGCAGTTCTGGGGCGAAGATCGCATCGAATGGGTGATCAAGAAACTCGATGCGATGGGTCTCCGGCGTTAG
- a CDS encoding heterodisulfide reductase-related iron-sulfur binding cluster: MSESPSQPVRQVTEYELLFDCVHCGLCAEACPTYVATRREMDSPRGRIYLMKALAEGRVELDADAARHLDLCLGCRGCETACPSGVHYGRLIEGARAFVEKNHQRGFFERMKRQSVGSIFPYPARLRALLAPLRVLEAARLRGALQALMPSSIREWMELLPRLGSGDRPLMPRPSTAPKTDAPTVVLHRGCVAQVLANSENINSERLLAAAGYRVLAMPVTECCGALDLHSGNDVRALEFVRANVHALQNLAPDAIISAASGCSAAIAEYGEILKDDPELGDAARAIASKVTDLSTLLLARNFKSEREFNHTVTYHDACHLAHGMGVRQSPRDLIKAIPGVTLIEMEQSDLCCGSAGTYNLTEPAMARELAQRKAANIEATGAEFVVLANPGCEFQIAAELRRRRSKIKVMHLADFLALATKPTAIHSSENPSP; encoded by the coding sequence ATGAGCGAGAGTCCGAGCCAGCCAGTTCGCCAGGTCACTGAATACGAACTGCTCTTCGATTGTGTTCACTGCGGGTTATGCGCCGAAGCGTGTCCGACGTACGTGGCGACGCGGCGCGAAATGGATTCGCCGCGCGGGCGCATCTACTTGATGAAGGCGCTCGCCGAGGGACGCGTCGAGCTGGACGCCGACGCGGCGCGCCATCTCGATTTGTGCCTCGGATGCCGCGGATGCGAAACGGCGTGCCCGTCGGGAGTTCACTACGGCAGGTTGATCGAAGGTGCGCGTGCGTTCGTCGAGAAAAATCACCAGCGCGGCTTTTTCGAGCGGATGAAGCGTCAAAGCGTCGGCTCGATCTTTCCCTATCCTGCGCGCCTGCGCGCTCTCCTCGCGCCGCTGCGAGTTCTCGAAGCCGCGCGCCTGCGCGGCGCCTTGCAGGCGCTGATGCCTTCGAGCATTCGCGAGTGGATGGAACTGTTGCCGCGTCTCGGCTCCGGCGATCGGCCGTTGATGCCGCGGCCTTCGACGGCGCCGAAAACCGACGCGCCAACAGTGGTCCTCCATCGCGGATGCGTCGCGCAGGTGCTCGCCAACTCCGAGAACATCAACAGCGAACGGCTGCTGGCGGCGGCCGGCTATCGCGTTCTGGCGATGCCGGTGACTGAATGTTGCGGCGCACTCGATCTGCATTCGGGAAATGACGTGCGAGCGCTGGAGTTCGTGCGCGCCAACGTTCACGCGCTGCAGAATCTCGCCCCTGATGCGATCATATCGGCGGCTTCAGGGTGCTCCGCGGCGATCGCCGAGTACGGTGAAATTCTGAAAGACGATCCTGAGCTGGGCGACGCGGCGCGCGCGATCGCATCGAAGGTCACCGATTTAAGCACCCTGCTTCTCGCGCGGAACTTCAAATCGGAGCGTGAGTTCAATCACACCGTGACCTACCATGACGCATGTCATCTCGCGCATGGGATGGGCGTGCGCCAGTCGCCGCGCGATCTGATCAAAGCAATTCCCGGCGTCACTCTCATCGAGATGGAACAGTCGGATCTGTGCTGCGGCTCCGCGGGCACCTACAACCTGACCGAGCCCGCGATGGCGCGCGAACTGGCGCAGCGCAAAGCCGCGAACATCGAAGCCACCGGCGCCGAGTTCGTCGTGCTCGCCAACCCCGGCTGCGAATTCCAAATCGCCGCCGAACTCCGCCGCCGCCGCTCGAAGATCAAGGTCATGCACCTGGCCGATTTCCTCGCGCTCGCTACGAAACCAACCGCGATTCACTCATCCGAAAATCCCTCGCCCTGA
- a CDS encoding glutamate synthase subunit beta, protein MGKITGFMEIRRETPSRRPVEERLKDWREFDLKMPEDNLKAQGARCMDCGIPFCHKGCPLGNIIPDWNDLVYRGRWRDAIERLHSTNNFPDFTGRVCPAPCEEACVLNINNDPVTIKLIEKNIIDHAFAEGWITPQRADRKTGKSVAVVGSGPAGLACAQQLARAGHSVTLYERADRPGGLLTYGIPDFKLEKWLVNRRVEQMQAEGVEFVTSCNVGFDITGDQMRGRHDAIVLTMGATKPRDLPIPGRELKGVHYAMEFLPQQNKRNFGDSLDASKDILATGKRVVILGGGDTGSDCLGTSNRQGAIGVHQFELLPMPPDSRTAEMPWPDWPMILRTSSSHEEGVKRDWSINTKRFEGENGELKKLIGARLNWKRDGARMVMEEIPNSEFEIECELVLLALGFLGPEPDGIISQLGLKLDPRSNVLCDNYASSVPGVFAAGDTRRGQSLVVWAIWEGREAARAVDAYLMGETFLPASPEL, encoded by the coding sequence ATGGGAAAGATAACGGGCTTCATGGAGATCAGGCGTGAGACGCCGTCGCGGCGTCCGGTCGAGGAGCGCCTGAAAGACTGGCGCGAGTTCGATCTCAAGATGCCCGAGGACAATCTCAAGGCCCAGGGCGCACGCTGCATGGATTGCGGCATCCCCTTCTGCCACAAGGGCTGCCCGCTCGGAAATATAATTCCCGACTGGAACGACCTGGTGTATCGCGGCCGCTGGCGCGACGCGATCGAGCGGCTGCACTCGACCAACAACTTCCCCGACTTCACCGGGCGCGTGTGCCCCGCGCCATGCGAAGAGGCCTGCGTTCTCAACATCAACAACGATCCCGTCACGATTAAGCTGATCGAAAAGAACATCATCGATCACGCATTTGCCGAGGGATGGATCACGCCGCAGCGCGCCGATCGCAAAACCGGTAAGAGCGTCGCCGTCGTGGGCTCGGGCCCGGCGGGTCTCGCGTGCGCGCAGCAGTTAGCGCGCGCTGGACATTCAGTCACGCTCTACGAGCGCGCCGATCGCCCGGGCGGCCTGCTCACCTACGGCATCCCCGATTTCAAGCTCGAGAAATGGCTCGTCAATCGACGCGTCGAGCAGATGCAGGCCGAAGGCGTCGAGTTCGTCACGAGCTGCAACGTCGGGTTCGATATCACCGGCGATCAGATGCGCGGGAGGCACGACGCGATCGTGCTGACGATGGGCGCGACCAAGCCGCGCGACCTGCCGATCCCGGGGCGCGAGCTCAAGGGCGTCCACTACGCGATGGAATTTCTGCCGCAGCAGAACAAGCGCAACTTCGGCGACTCGCTAGACGCCTCGAAAGACATTCTCGCGACCGGCAAGCGCGTCGTGATTCTCGGCGGCGGCGACACGGGCTCGGACTGCCTTGGCACCTCGAACCGCCAGGGCGCAATCGGCGTGCATCAGTTCGAGCTGCTGCCGATGCCGCCCGACTCGCGCACCGCGGAGATGCCGTGGCCGGACTGGCCGATGATCCTGCGCACCTCGAGCTCGCACGAAGAAGGCGTCAAGCGCGACTGGAGCATCAACACCAAGCGCTTCGAGGGCGAGAACGGAGAACTTAAGAAGCTCATCGGCGCGCGGCTCAACTGGAAGCGCGACGGCGCTCGGATGGTGATGGAAGAAATTCCCAACTCCGAGTTCGAGATCGAATGCGAGTTGGTGCTGCTCGCGCTCGGATTCCTGGGGCCCGAACCTGACGGGATCATCTCGCAGTTGGGACTCAAGCTCGATCCACGCAGCAACGTACTCTGCGATAACTACGCGTCCAGCGTGCCGGGAGTGTTCGCCGCCGGCGATACGCGGCGCGGACAGTCGCTCGTGGTGTGGGCGATCTGGGAAGGACGCGAGGCGGCGCGCGCCGTTGACGCATACCTGATGGGCGAGACGTTCCTGCCCGCAAGTCCCGAACTCTAG
- the gltB gene encoding glutamate synthase large subunit, with product MHDFKSMPKAQGLYDPAHEHDACGVGFVVNIKGVRSHDIVQKALTVLDNLTHRGACGCDPRTGDGAGILIQVPHAFLAKETKKLGLELPAPGDYAVGQVFLPIDEKKRRECEQTFEQIVREEGQTILGWRDVPIVEGECGDIARRGMPAIRQVFIAKSADIKDAEAFERKLYVIRKRAHNAADNLGLFDPELFYFCSLSAITLVYKGQLISTQIPSFFPDLRDPAMETAIAMVHQRFSTNTFPSWDRAHPFRFIAHNGEINTLRGNENWMHARQMMFESPLFGNDIKKLLPIIEPTQTDSGKFDNSLELLVRTGRSLPHAVMMMIPEAWQNDPQMPAGKRAFYEFHSSMMEPWDGPASIAFTDGIRIGAVLDRNGLRPSRYTVTKDGLVVMASETGVLEIPPENVLQKGRLQPGRMFLIDTSLGRIVQDEEIKQTMASRQPYRQWLDDTLVKLADLPAAPSAPPVDGFEAGDLLKQQQSFGYTLEDLKIILAPMAVNGQEPVGSMGTDTPLAVLSNKSQPLFNYFKQLFAQVTNPPIDPIREEVVTSAQTTIGSEQNLFEESPEHCRQLMLKQPVLTNEELERIKRLSRPGLKTITLSTLYRVAGGEAALRDALDELCRKASQAIVDGYTIVVLSDRGVNAEYAAIPCLLATGAVHHHFIREGTRTRVGLVVESGEPRESMHFCLLMGYGAGAINPYLAYATMMGMIRDGRLKDLDETTVVDHFIKAVTKSLIKVASKMGVSTVQSYRGAQIFEAIGLSQEVIDKYFTWTASRVGGVGLDAIHRETAERHHHAFHVSPSLDGELDVGGQYQWRRRGEHHMYNPNTIAKLQHSVRSGNYRVFKEYTRVVDDYSRQLSTLRGLLKFKPDRQPIPLEQVEPASEIVKRFKTGAMSFGSISKEAHENLAIAMNRIGGKSNTGEGGEDPARFVRDPNGDWRRSAIKQVASARFGVTSHYLVNADELQIKMAQGAKPGEGGQLPGHKVDDFIAKIRYSTPGVGLISPPPHHDIYSIEDLAQLIHDLKNSNNRARISVKLVAEVGVGTVAAGVAKAKADVVLISGYDGGTGASPLQSIKHAGIPWELGLAETQQTLVLNGLRGRIHVETDGQLKTGRDVAIAALLGAEEFGFASAALVASGCIMMRVCHLNTCPVGIATQDPELRKKFEGKPEHVVNFMMFIADELREYMAQLGFRTLAEMVGHVECLDADDAISHWKARNVDLAKILHKPDVGPDEPLHCVEMQDHGLEKALDNQIIELAAEALEHRKPVEISLPIKNVNRTVGTMLSAEVSRRFHAEGLPPYTVQIHLTGSAGQSFGAWLAPGVALFLEGDANDYCGKGLSGGFIAVRPPRQATFKAEENIVIGNTALYGATSGEAFFRGVAGERFAVRNSGAHAVVEGVGDHGCEYMTRGLVVVLGQTGRNFAAGMSGGLAYVLDEDGSFASKCNMGMVELGPVKEGDELKQLHALIVRHGQYTDSAVAERILKEWDSYAAKFVKVLPTEYRMVLERLHLNMNNDLARLAAV from the coding sequence ATGCACGACTTCAAGAGCATGCCAAAAGCCCAGGGACTCTACGATCCGGCTCACGAGCACGACGCGTGCGGCGTCGGCTTCGTGGTCAATATCAAGGGCGTGCGCTCGCACGACATCGTTCAGAAAGCCCTGACCGTCCTCGACAACCTGACACATCGCGGCGCCTGCGGATGCGATCCGCGAACGGGCGACGGCGCCGGTATCCTGATCCAGGTTCCGCACGCGTTCCTCGCCAAGGAAACGAAGAAGCTCGGCCTCGAGCTGCCTGCGCCGGGCGACTACGCCGTCGGTCAGGTTTTTCTACCGATAGACGAGAAGAAGCGCCGCGAATGCGAGCAGACCTTCGAGCAAATCGTGCGCGAAGAAGGCCAGACCATCCTCGGCTGGCGCGACGTTCCGATCGTCGAGGGCGAATGCGGCGATATCGCGCGCCGCGGCATGCCCGCGATCCGCCAGGTCTTCATCGCGAAGAGCGCCGACATCAAGGATGCCGAGGCCTTCGAGCGCAAGCTCTACGTCATCCGCAAGCGCGCGCATAACGCGGCCGACAACCTCGGGCTCTTCGATCCGGAGCTCTTTTATTTCTGCAGCCTCTCCGCGATCACGCTGGTGTACAAGGGCCAGCTCATCTCGACTCAGATTCCGTCCTTCTTTCCCGACCTTCGCGATCCCGCGATGGAAACCGCGATCGCGATGGTGCATCAGCGCTTCTCGACCAACACCTTCCCGAGCTGGGACCGCGCCCATCCGTTCCGTTTCATCGCGCACAATGGCGAGATCAACACGCTGCGCGGCAACGAAAACTGGATGCACGCGCGGCAGATGATGTTCGAGTCGCCGCTCTTCGGCAACGACATCAAGAAGCTGCTGCCGATAATCGAGCCGACCCAAACCGACTCCGGCAAGTTCGACAACTCGCTGGAGCTCCTGGTGCGCACCGGGCGCTCGCTGCCGCACGCCGTAATGATGATGATCCCCGAGGCGTGGCAGAACGATCCGCAGATGCCCGCGGGCAAGCGCGCGTTCTACGAATTTCACTCCTCGATGATGGAGCCGTGGGATGGCCCCGCGTCGATTGCATTCACCGACGGCATCCGTATCGGCGCGGTGCTCGATCGCAACGGCCTGCGCCCTTCGCGCTACACGGTCACCAAGGACGGGCTGGTTGTGATGGCGTCGGAGACCGGTGTCCTCGAAATCCCGCCGGAGAATGTGCTGCAGAAAGGGCGGCTTCAGCCCGGGCGGATGTTCCTGATTGATACTTCTCTCGGCCGCATCGTGCAGGACGAGGAAATCAAGCAGACGATGGCCTCGCGCCAGCCGTATCGCCAGTGGCTCGACGATACTCTCGTCAAGCTTGCGGACTTACCGGCCGCACCGTCAGCGCCTCCTGTCGATGGATTCGAAGCCGGCGATTTGCTCAAGCAGCAGCAGTCGTTCGGCTACACGCTCGAGGACTTGAAGATCATTCTCGCGCCGATGGCGGTGAACGGGCAGGAGCCCGTCGGCTCGATGGGCACCGACACTCCGCTCGCGGTGCTGTCGAACAAATCGCAGCCGCTGTTCAACTATTTCAAGCAGCTCTTCGCGCAGGTGACGAATCCGCCGATCGATCCGATTCGCGAGGAAGTCGTCACTTCCGCGCAGACTACGATCGGTTCCGAGCAGAACCTCTTCGAGGAATCGCCCGAGCACTGCCGGCAGTTGATGCTGAAGCAGCCCGTCCTCACCAACGAGGAGCTCGAGCGCATCAAGCGGCTCTCGCGCCCGGGCCTCAAAACCATCACGCTGTCAACTTTGTATCGCGTCGCGGGCGGCGAGGCGGCCCTGCGCGATGCGCTCGACGAACTCTGCCGGAAGGCTTCGCAAGCAATCGTCGACGGCTACACGATCGTCGTGCTCTCAGACCGCGGCGTCAACGCCGAGTACGCTGCGATCCCATGCCTGCTCGCGACCGGCGCCGTGCATCATCATTTCATTCGCGAGGGCACCCGCACGCGCGTCGGCCTCGTCGTCGAATCGGGCGAGCCGCGCGAGTCGATGCATTTTTGCCTGCTCATGGGATACGGCGCGGGCGCGATCAACCCGTATCTCGCCTACGCGACGATGATGGGCATGATTCGCGACGGCCGCCTCAAGGACCTCGACGAAACAACCGTCGTCGATCATTTCATCAAGGCCGTCACCAAGAGCCTCATCAAAGTCGCCTCTAAGATGGGCGTCTCCACCGTGCAGAGCTACCGCGGCGCGCAAATCTTCGAGGCCATCGGGCTCAGCCAGGAAGTAATCGATAAGTATTTCACCTGGACCGCCTCGCGCGTCGGCGGCGTCGGCCTCGACGCGATCCATCGCGAGACCGCCGAGCGGCATCATCATGCGTTCCACGTTTCGCCGAGCCTCGATGGCGAGCTCGACGTCGGCGGCCAGTACCAGTGGCGCCGTCGCGGCGAGCATCACATGTACAACCCGAACACGATTGCGAAGCTTCAGCATTCGGTGCGTTCGGGCAACTACCGCGTGTTCAAGGAATACACGCGCGTCGTTGACGACTACAGCCGCCAGCTTTCAACGCTGCGCGGCCTGCTCAAGTTCAAACCCGATCGCCAGCCGATTCCGCTCGAGCAGGTCGAACCCGCAAGCGAAATCGTGAAGCGCTTCAAGACCGGCGCGATGTCGTTCGGATCGATCAGCAAGGAAGCGCACGAGAACCTCGCGATCGCGATGAACCGCATCGGCGGTAAGAGCAACACCGGCGAAGGCGGCGAGGATCCAGCGCGCTTCGTGCGCGATCCCAATGGCGACTGGCGGCGCAGCGCGATCAAGCAAGTCGCCTCGGCGCGCTTCGGCGTCACGAGTCACTACCTCGTCAACGCTGACGAGCTGCAAATCAAGATGGCGCAGGGCGCCAAGCCCGGCGAAGGCGGGCAGCTTCCGGGTCACAAGGTCGACGACTTTATAGCGAAGATTCGCTACTCGACGCCCGGCGTCGGTCTCATTTCGCCGCCGCCGCATCACGACATTTACTCGATCGAAGACCTCGCGCAGTTGATTCACGATTTGAAGAACTCGAACAACCGCGCGCGGATCAGCGTGAAGCTCGTCGCAGAAGTCGGCGTCGGCACGGTCGCAGCCGGAGTCGCAAAGGCGAAGGCGGACGTCGTTCTGATCAGCGGCTACGACGGCGGCACCGGCGCCTCTCCGCTCCAGTCGATCAAGCACGCGGGTATCCCGTGGGAGCTCGGCCTTGCCGAAACGCAGCAGACGCTCGTGCTCAACGGCCTGCGCGGCAGGATTCATGTCGAAACCGACGGCCAGTTGAAGACCGGGCGCGACGTTGCGATCGCGGCTCTGCTCGGCGCCGAAGAGTTCGGCTTCGCCAGCGCGGCGCTGGTGGCTTCCGGATGCATCATGATGCGTGTTTGTCATCTCAACACCTGCCCGGTCGGAATCGCGACGCAGGATCCGGAGTTGCGCAAGAAGTTCGAAGGCAAGCCCGAGCACGTCGTCAACTTCATGATGTTCATCGCCGACGAGCTGCGCGAATACATGGCGCAGTTGGGCTTCCGCACCCTGGCCGAGATGGTCGGCCACGTCGAATGCCTCGACGCCGACGACGCGATCAGCCACTGGAAGGCGCGTAACGTCGATCTCGCGAAAATCCTGCACAAGCCCGACGTCGGACCCGACGAACCGCTGCACTGCGTCGAGATGCAGGACCACGGCCTCGAAAAAGCGCTTGACAATCAGATTATCGAGCTTGCCGCGGAGGCGCTCGAGCATCGCAAGCCAGTCGAGATCAGTCTGCCGATCAAGAATGTGAATCGCACCGTCGGCACGATGCTGTCGGCGGAGGTCTCGCGCCGCTTCCATGCCGAGGGACTGCCGCCCTACACGGTCCAGATTCACCTGACGGGCTCGGCGGGACAGAGCTTCGGCGCGTGGCTTGCCCCCGGTGTTGCGCTCTTCCTTGAAGGCGACGCCAACGACTACTGCGGCAAGGGGCTCTCCGGCGGATTCATCGCCGTGCGGCCGCCGCGGCAGGCCACGTTCAAGGCCGAGGAGAACATCGTCATCGGCAACACGGCGCTCTATGGCGCGACCAGCGGCGAAGCGTTCTTCCGCGGCGTTGCAGGCGAGCGCTTCGCGGTGCGCAACAGCGGCGCGCATGCGGTCGTCGAAGGCGTCGGCGATCACGGCTGCGAGTACATGACTCGCGGTTTAGTCGTGGTGCTCGGCCAGACCGGGCGCAACTTCGCGGCGGGCATGAGCGGCGGCCTCGCCTATGTGCTCGATGAGGACGGATCGTTCGCATCGAAGTGCAACATGGGCATGGTCGAGCTTGGCCCCGTCAAAGAAGGCGACGAGCTGAAGCAGCTTCACGCGTTGATCGTGCGCCACGGACAATACACCGACAGTGCCGTCGCCGAGCGCATTCTCAAAGAATGGGATTCGTACGCGGCGAAGTTCGTCAAAGTGCTGCCGACCGAGTACCGCATGGTGCTCGAACGTCTGCACCTCAACATGAACAACGACCTCGCGCGGCTCGCGGCGGTCTAG
- a CDS encoding Lrp/AsnC family transcriptional regulator, with protein MKFGGESPELDAIDLQILSILQVNGRIPLVKLGEQVGLSAPSVNERVKKLEDSGVITGYHASVDARRLGKDVGAFIGVSIAHPKTIALFEEAVALLEDVLECHHVTGQHTVILKVKTTDTASLEQLISTIRSIEGVARTETMVVLSTHIERGTIAVHQNGDGHEPANGRHRRHAVIKTALSDAKRG; from the coding sequence ATGAAATTCGGTGGCGAATCGCCTGAACTCGACGCTATCGACTTGCAGATCCTGAGCATCTTGCAGGTCAACGGTCGCATTCCGCTCGTTAAACTCGGCGAGCAAGTCGGGCTCTCCGCGCCTTCGGTCAACGAGCGCGTCAAGAAGCTCGAGGACAGCGGCGTTATCACCGGCTATCACGCCTCCGTCGATGCGCGCCGCCTCGGCAAGGATGTCGGCGCATTCATCGGCGTCTCGATCGCTCACCCCAAAACGATTGCGCTCTTCGAGGAAGCCGTGGCGCTGCTCGAAGACGTGCTCGAATGCCATCACGTCACCGGTCAACACACCGTCATCCTCAAAGTGAAGACCACCGACACTGCCTCGCTTGAGCAGCTCATCAGCACGATCCGCTCAATCGAGGGAGTGGCGCGGACCGAAACGATGGTGGTGCTTTCGACGCATATCGAGCGCGGCACGATCGCCGTTCATCAGAATGGCGACGGACACGAGCCGGCCAACGGCCGTCATCGCCGGCACGCCGTCATCAAGACCGCGCTCTCCGACGCCAAGCGAGGGTGA